From the genome of Salvelinus namaycush isolate Seneca unplaced genomic scaffold, SaNama_1.0 Scaffold609, whole genome shotgun sequence, one region includes:
- the LOC120042058 gene encoding axin interactor, dorsalization-associated protein-like has translation MFFTRFRFTISYRPGSLNTKADALSRLYGTEDRTINPIPIIPAARLVAPVVWVVDADNERALRGELRLHSARRVVVINSILTYNRDFAFDVQPVPLRRILAPGEEENLEVEEEEDAATGAGSPESFPNRVPGTLLPRLPSEPRMSLLTIKIDKIGLKDAGQCIDPYMTVSVKDLSGIDLNPVQDTPVATRKEDTYIHFSVDIEIQRHIERLPKGAAIFFEFKHYKPKKGFTSTKCFAFMEMDEIKPGPIVIELYKKPTDFKRKTLQLLTKKPLYLHLHQTLHKD, from the exons atgtttttcaccagatTCAGATTCACGATCTCGTATAGACCAGGTTCCCTTAACACTAAGGctgacgcgctgtcccgtctctacgGCACTGAGGATCGGACCATCAATCCTATTCCCATCATTCCGGCTGCTAGGCTGGTGGCACCAGTAGTATGGGTGGTGGACGCGGACAACGAGCGGGCACTAAGGGGGGAACTGCGCCTCCACAGTGCCCGGAGGGTCGTAG TTATCAACAGTATTTTGACGTATAACAGAGATTTTGCTTTTGATGTGCAGCCAGTGCCCTTGAG GAGAATCCTTGCCCCAGGGGAGGAGGAGAACTTGgaggtggaagaagaggaggatgctgCTACAGGAGCAGGCTCCCCAGAGTCCTTTCCCAACAGAGTACCAG GTACATTGTTGCCACGGTTACCCTCAGAGCCCAGGATGTCGCTGCTCACAATAAAGATTGACAAGATTGGGCTGAAAGATGCTGGGCAATGCATTGATCCCTACATGACAGTTAGTGTGAAAG ATTTGAGTGGCATTGATTTGAACCCAGTGCAAGACACACCTGTGGCAACCCGAAAGGAGGACACATACATTCACTTCAGCGTAGACATTGAGATCCAGAGACATATCGAGAGACTACCAAAAG GGGCAGCTATTTTCTTTGAGTTCAAGCACTATAAACCCAAGAAGGGGTTTACCAGCACAAAATGTTTTGCCTTCATGGAAATGGATGAGATCAAACCTGGTCCCATTGTGATCGAGTT GTACAAGAAGCCTACTGACTTCAAGAGGAAGACGCTCCAGCTCCTGACCAAGAAGCCACTCTATCTCCACCTCCACCAGACGTTGCACAAAGATTAA